The sequence below is a genomic window from Cicer arietinum cultivar CDC Frontier isolate Library 1 chromosome 6, Cicar.CDCFrontier_v2.0, whole genome shotgun sequence.
aaatacactacacAACTACTTACATTAGTGGTCAgttagaaaagaagaaaaataacagCAAAATACAGTCAATCACACCACGACTTACAtttttttgaattgttttttaaacattaCTTCAGTAACCAcctcttcaaattaatttaattaaaaaatttattttattttaaaaattcttttaattctttcttAATTCCCGTACTCCGTTAACCGTCCTCTTCAGTACTCTCTCATTTATTGTGTCtctcttataaatatcattcatattatctctgTATATACAATTCCTTTTTAAGTtttcttattcatctttatccaatgtCTGAAACAAAAATTGTTGTTTCAATTTCTCCCACAGagtttgttgcttcaatttctccaacaAATGAGTTATGGAATTTGGCTGTTAGAGTTGTGTCGTGGTTTCTGTCGTGATCTCCTCAACGTCAAACAAAACTTGTATGCAATGGAAATATTACTGAGATTAATATTCATGAGCTTTTATTTATCGATCTGAGATTAATATTCCTGGTGGAACTATGTATTTGTTCGTGTTGTATATAGCAACTTTCTAGAGTATATGTTCACACGAATTACTTGAATGGTATATGTTTTTCAATCAGtcgttgttattttattttatttataaaaaaagattactattttgttatgtatatatatactttgtattgtttatatttcttaattttgtcttaaaaaattgtaaatttgtataTGTATTATGCCTTAATAACTCTGATTCtaaattcactcataaatagtcaacaaattgtacatttgtatatttatatttatattctcttatataagatttgtcttaataactctGAATTTAAATTGTCTCGTAAATAGTTGATGTCTGTCCTAGTAATTTTAATCctaagttgtctaataaatagtgttgtcattatattaaataaaaaataataatttatttaagtaaatataaaatttatttaggcttcttagccatgaattcaattaaatttctaGACCTGAAGggaaaaataatcatttatttaagaaaatataaaatttatgtaggaattaaagaaacaattcatttattcattgaaagtaatggtttttcaaacttcaaacactattttatcaaatttNNNNNNNNNNNNNNNNNNNNNNNNNNNNNNNNNNNNNNNNNNNNNNNNNNNNNNNNNNNNNNNNNNNNNNNNNNNNNNNNNNNNNNNNNNNNNNNNNNNNNNNNNNNNNNNNNNNNNNNNNNNNNNNNNNNNNNNNNNNNNNNNNNNNNNNNNNNNNNNNNNNNNNNNNNNNNNNNNNNNNNNNNNNNNNNNNNNNNNNNNNNNNNNNNNNNNNNNNNNNNNNNNNNNNNNNNNNNNNNNNNNNNNNNNNNNNNNNNNNNNNNNNNNNNNNNNNNNNNNNNNNNNNNNNNNNNNNNNNNNNNNNNNNNNNNNNNNNNNNNNNNNNNNNNNNNNNNNNNNNNNNNNNNNNNNNNNNNNNNNNNNNNNNNNNNNNNNNNNNNNNNNNNNNNNNNNNNNNNNNNNNNNNNNNNNNNNNNNNNNNNNNNNNNNNNNNNNNNNNNNNNNNNNNNNNNNNNNNNNNNNNNNNNNNNNNNNNNNNNNNNNNNNNNNNNNNNNNNNNNNNNNNNNNNNNNNNNNNNNNNNNNNNNNNNNNNNNNNNNNNNNNNNNNNNNNNNNNNNNNNNNNNNNNNNNNNNNNNNNNNNNNNNNNNNNNNNNNNNNNNNNNNNNNNNNNNNNNNNNNNNNNNNNNNNNNNNNNNNNNNNNNNNNNNNNNNNNNNNNNNNNNNNNNNNNNNNNNNNNNNNNNNNNNNNNNNNNNNNNNNNNNNNNNNNNaccttttaaaccctaaaaaatagtttttgatttaaaagaacaaattttttattgaaacaaacgcacctattattatctctcaaacaactcagaatattaccttTAAACtaatcctctcaaacaactcggaatattacctctcaaacaaactcatattcagtaataataaacaattagagtttctaaatttatatactaacaatatatataaagataacaaataaatagtattggtttttataaaatataaagtaacaaataaataatatcggtttttataaaaaaaatatgttgttttcatacatgtttgttggagtgagtgcaatggaaattagaagaagaaaaaatagagaatgaaatacatataaaatatatataggccggcctgtcaggcctaataggcttttttacatgcttgagcctgacctatttacataaataggctttaaaaatagcctgagcctgacctttttattaaacaggccagtccaggccataggcccctgtcggacggcctagcctattcccatacCTACTTGTGGTTGCAGCAACCAGATCTCCGACGTGGATCTCCAGAACTCCATTGTAGTGCCgctaaaaacatataatttaaaaaataaaatatctatgaataatataatttattacttttatttttatttttaataaagtacaaaaaaaatatcttttattataaaagataatttttttttatagatgagaTGATAAATACTACAAAAAACTCACGTACACAATCAAGAACTCATATTATAAATCAAACATGATATCCAATTTTAATATTATCGGTAGTATGTAGTTGAACTAGGatttaaagataataataattttttttaatataatatcaatttttttttaagaaatctgatttttgtagaataatatcaaaaacaaaattttttaaaataaaaaaataacattgtttttctattaaaagaagatatattttttaaaataataaatattattattttgaagaataacaaaaaatattataataaatttattaaaatagtagAAAAAGGTAATTAAATGGATTGGATAGATATCTATCCggtgaaaatatgataataattgagtgattttatttttagtgcAATGGATTGAATTTCTTTAAACAACTTTTATAGTGGATCGTAAAtagattattttgatttatcaattattattcaaatttaaattcattcaatCTATTCATTTTGCCACTAGTGGTGGTGGAAGTCAATCATTAACCAACATTAAGTACGATAATAGGAAGGAGAGAGGCGAATTTTGTCTCCTCCAACCTCACACTTATATCGAGAAAAATTTACATCCGTTTTCATTTATTAGTGGatgtaaaatttaagttttcatCTCAGCATGTAACGGAGTTGAGTTTTTTAGTTTACACCACAtccattcatatatattaaattttaaatttaaaaatcatatttattataattaatataataaaataattattattggtcaagaataaaattaaaatatatcttctATAGAGaagagattataatttttaatatttaaaaaatattcagtatattcaatatatatatatatatataatataatataaaaaatacaataatattattattaaagtgaGTTCGGGTGCGAGGTGGATATCAACATCCAAAAACCCGTCTCCATTCCcgaattttatttttgggaaaAATATATATCCATACCCACATCTACATCCAATCAATACAGATTTTCTCCACCTAAATCAAAGCGAATTTGAAAGGACATCTGCGGGCGCATATATTTTTCCATCTCCACTAACCATTACCTCGAAAGATATGAGTTGaaattttctctatttattttttttttccatttttttcatTACCAAAATATTcagaatataaaatataataatatgatatttggtgtattcaaatatttttatacaaccAATATCTTTTTAAAACTATAGTAATGGAGAATataaatggaaaaagaaaatgaaaaggaTTTTGGGTTGTTTTTAAGCacatttttaatgaaaataatggaccgaatttgtaaataaataaataaatagtgaaCCAAACGAGTTTTTAAACTCGGTTATCAAGGAGTTTCTTaacattaaaaaagaaaaagcaaattTTGTTAACTCGAATGCAGCCAAAACAACGGAGCCGATTTTATGTAACCGACATTAAAAATGGACACAGAAAACATAACATTAGCTGTGTCTGAATTGAAGAGATATCATGTTTGTCTTTTGACTTTGGTTTGATGAAAATTGTGTACTTGAAACAATACACATTTTCTTTACCTCATATCTAGTTCTTTCAACATTTGTGAGAAAGTCAACATGAGTGAGCAAGCTTCCAAAAGTTCCTATAATGCTATCCATACCCTTCCAATTAGACACCATCTAGAAGATAGAATTTGGATGGTTGGTGTCACTTTAGTTTCGGATTAagaacattaaataaaaatgtcttGTACTTTAACTGTGTAtcgtatatattttttgtactaacattttaagttcaataattttcttaattattaatgttttgttttatttcaatcATGCTTCATAACGTTAGTAGTGAGTAATGAGAGTAGAAATTCAAATGTCCTTCTAAAATTTCTACCTATTCCCATTACCAATGAACCATGATATATTTGGGGTTAACTCACGCCAAGATCTTTTGATAGATTTCTAAATGCTAAAAGAGGTTTGCTTAGAGTCTTGAGTTTAAATATGAGTAAtgaattatattgataaaactCTTTTAAAGTAACTAATtcatcttataaaataaaatgaataatatgaaTTATTAGATTAATGCTTTACCAACTTGGTTGTAATGTAAGTATAAGCTGACCAACCAATCCTCACTCCTAATTAAAGTTGCTCACACCGCACATCCTTCTCTTTTCGAATTAAATGCAAGACCTCTCTTCTCTCTCCAAATTCAACGCTAGTGcggaaatttataattttttattaagattaAGATTAAGATTAAAGTCAATATTCCCACATAATGTGATAATAGATTCAAGAATCGAAATTGTGATTTTCAAGagaatttttaacatttttcaaCTAAGCTTAACAGAAACATGTGAAATATGATGGTTCacagttatatatatttatcagtAACAAAAATCATCTAAAACGAAAAGGATAATTAATATCATGATATTTATAGGATATAACATATAAAAAgattctataaataaatattatataactctattggtaaaatatattaaataattcaaatatttatttctttatcatataaaaatttatatttttatctcttcaacatacatttataaaaatattaaataattttacactatTGGGTTAGGGTCTTGGATCAGTCATCGGTAGTCCATATATCAATTACcttaaagttttttatttttttttgtaatattaaaaTAGTGATTTGTTGTTGATGATACACATACACCCCTAGTTGTTTTACATCAATTCaatatctcattttatttttaactctctttttcctattaaatcattaatatattatatttactatattaattttttttactatcttTACCTCTTCATTTCTCAATATGTATACACCCATAATATGTATACACCCATCATAGACGGAGGTTTGTTGAGACTAATAGTGACTTTGGCTATCACAAAatccccaattttttttttaaataacctatacaaaaattacaaataaaaatctaataaaaaataaagaacttcTTTCCATTTAAATGCTAGTTATGTGGTGTGACTTACATCTatgatataaaaatcaaaccaataATTCAACagattcaatattttaattgaaactaattattttaagtgttttattttaaacttaaCTTAATCGAATAAACTTAAcctctattaatttaaatatgatttcatattatttaaaattaacaatcgGTATTTAACGAAatcatcatattttatttaatactatATTAGTGGTATCtttaaaaacatgtattttttaattataatatattacttTTCTCATTGTAGTTTATATAGGTGTCATGAAAAAAAGTGTATGTACTTGTGCCAACTTgttcaaataaaatcaaataaacattttcttcatccatttgattctaattttatgAGAAATTATAAAAGTTCAACCAAACTGAGATTCTTAATTTTTTCCTCTTCACAAAacaaactaaattaataaattattcttaacTCTATCTTTTTCAAACTTGTGCAACTTCTCGATTTGATTCCACATCTTTTGActgtttttgtaaaaaattgtgcatttacattataaatttttaagttaaaattttaatatacaataaaatattatatttaattattttatgaactaaaattttaaaattatgactTCCCCTAATTTTCTTCAAGGTCTACCATTGACATCCATACAAGTGTACACCAATATTTTTCACACAATTATATCTGGAATGCATAATCTAAACTCACATTCTATTCATGTTAGCTGTTATACCTTTTTAGAACtctcaaacttttaaaaccaaggCCCATGTGCTCTTTTGGATAACCAGTGACTCATTTTtctattaatgtaaaatattgtCATAACCTATAAAACCATTAAAACTAGGTTCATATTTGAAATAAGGTCACGTTATAAAATAAGACCATCATACACGTTACAAAATAAGGTCAAACTAAcacattacaaaataattgaaCGGTGTAATATTTGTGTAGTATTACATCAATGTTATTTGAATCATAAAGGGTATTAGTATCATTCTACCCTTTAATGCCTATTGTTTGATGTGTTTTGAACTTGGACTACATACAATTTTTGTTAGGTTTTTTTTGTAATTCTAGTTGTAACTTCCCTGTCATTTTGTTGTATTTCAGCATTTGGAGGAGGAGGAGTTGGAATGTCCTTCTTTAAGAGAATAGGGTGACAATCTTATTCCCCTAAGGTCATATCATAgatgctttttctttttctcttttcggGCGTAAGAGTTTTGCGATTGAAGTATTTTTGAGCATGACTAGCAACTTGAGTTGAAGTTCTTGTACCAGCATGTTTTGCAATATTCTTCAATTCTCCTTTATTATACAGTCGGAGTCCTTGTAGAAATAAcctataaaaaattacaagacaacaatcaaatttttatagataaatatatatgattaatctacttattaaattgaataaaatttggCTTTTTCTTTAGTTCAATTTGATGACTAGGATCTAAACTTTAGTTCATGAACAAAAGCATTAGAACTTTATTAGTCCATCATATCGTAAATAAAACTACTTCACCAGAGTTAAAAAATGAGAATACTTTTTAAGTATACActttttaaatgaatatttatttgcTAAAAGATACATTGATAACTGAGAATGGTAAATATGGATCTAGTCCATAGGTGAATCTTACTATTTCTAATAAACTTTAATAAAGTGTTTCTTAAAATTCTTAATCCATAGGTGaacattacattttttttattattatataaaattcatttttgctAAAATTGTACGGCTCTGCCCTTAGAACCATTTTGAAAGGTCAGGCTAAAAATGACATGGGTCCACTCTTAGACCtaatagaaaacaaaaaattgtatgGATTCTAGTCCAAAGGTGTAACtcacaaattttaataaaatatatactctctaattttaattattataaacttcatattttaaaaaaatagtaaggGACTATTGTTAGACTATTTTTTAAGAAGCTCGTGATAGACATACTCAAAATTCTATATtggaaattattaaaatagaaaagaaataaatttaacaaatatatttctctctttcaactAAATTCTCATCATGCATATATAGACTCAATTGACATGATAATTTACGTTAGTAAATTAAagcaaaatgaaatataagattATTTTCCAAATAAATACATACTCATGTTCCTCTTCGGTCCAATgttttactttctttttctcctttttggGTGGAGAAGCTTTATTCTGATTGGCTAAATTAGCATTATATTCTGAGCATGTTGGAAACTCGACATCAATTGGATTTCTGTTTATTGAATTTGGGTAATTGAAATGAGATTGTTGAAAGGGTGATAAAGATTGATTAGGCCTTCTTGAAGACATATGCATCGTGTGAATGGAGTTAGGATCAATTATATCATCCATGTTGTTGGTAGTGTGGAAGTGGTACTTGGGGTGTTTGATCATTTCTCTACAAAAATTGACAAAGTAAAACGTAAAATAGAAAGAGAGAAGAAATAAAGGAATGAATATAATGAATGAATGTATTTACCTATTGAATAGTATGTGTGAAGTTAAGAGATTATTCATTTGGTTGTGAGTTTCAACTGCCAATGTTGGTTCTTCTTGCTTGCTTGATGGATTAAAAGttaaaacacaaaaaattaaatagagagaaaataatCTTATTAATAAGGCATGCAATTGGGGTAGTTTGAGAGTCAAACCTTATtactttatcattttatttttccttttttttttttaaagaaaatcttACCTAAGGTCGACAATTCATTTATCTTTCATCTTTACGATccaatttattataattatttaattgatatacAATTACACTCTTAGCACATCACAATCTTTCAAATTGACGACGTTTAATATAATGTTGGTAaagcttaaatatatttattgatctAACGGATGTGATTAAATGACaatataaatactttttcactaaaaatgtatattaattaGATCCTTAAGAAAACACTCTTATATTTAGAATTTAGTTTATATACATTactaatgtaaatatttttaacactATCAATCGATTAAATTGTTAAATCactattaatattttactaTTGTCATAACTACTTATAATGTAACCCACATAATTGGTCATAATTTACCGactgtataaattattttacactacTAGAGCAtgtaaattaaacttttatatttatttgaaaagtattttataataaaaaactgtattttattttaaaactatttaaaaaatagttttaacttatcttaatttttttatttgaaaaaaagaatttttaattactttaatcattatttttattatgtgttaaaaaacagaattttaaatagtaacttatataattatttatttttattagaaaacataattttataacaAGAACAGATTTtactcttttaaaatttaaaatagaaaaatataagaaaaaaaattaacaaatctATTGCTCTCTCTTTTAACTAAATTATCATCATCCATATATAAACTCAATTCACGTGAAAAATTACacttataaattaaaacaaaatgaaatataagataatttaacaaaaaaaaaatatacctgTGTTCATTTTCGGTCAAatgtttaaattgttttttctcctttttgagTGGAGAAGCTTTGTTTTTATTGGCTAAATTAGCATTATGATCTGAGTATGTTGGAAACTCGACATCATTTGAGTCTAAGTTTATTGAATTTAGATAACTGAAATGAGATTGTTGAAAGGATGGTAAAGATTGAGTAAGCCTTGTTGAAGACGTAGACATCATGGGAATGGAGTTTGGATCAATTATATTCTTCATGTTGTTATAATATGGAAGTGGTACTTGAGATGTTTGATCATTTCTATGCAAAAATTAACAaagtaaaatgtaaaatacacagagggatcaaagaaaagaaagaaatgaaTGAATATAATGAATGAATTTACCCATTAGTTAGTATGTGTGAAGATAAGAGATTATTCATTTGGTGGGGAGATTCAACTGCCATGGTCAATGATGGTTCTTCTTGCTTGCTTGATGGATTACAagttcaaacaaaataatacgaataaattaataaatgggTCAATAAAGAGAAGTTAAGAAACTAATGTAGAGAGAATAATAGTATTAGCAAGATAGAACAATAGCAATCAAATCTCATGACTCTATCCCTTTACTTttgctttttttatttaagaaaatgcTATTTAAGGTTAGACAATTCATTTATCTTTCATCTATA
It includes:
- the LOC140920821 gene encoding transcription factor DIVARICATA-like: MDDIIDPNSIHTMHMSSRRPNQSLSPFQQSHFNYPNSINRNPIDVEFPTCSEYNANLANQNKASPPKKEKKKVKHWTEEEHELFLQGLRLYNKGELKNIAKHAGTRTSTQVASHAQKYFNRKTLTPEKRKRKSIYDMTLGE